The sequence below is a genomic window from Thermoflavifilum sp..
TGGATATACGCCGGTAAGCCTCATTGCATGTGGTCAGGAAAAAGGCGATGTGCAAATGCTGCGAGGCCCGCAGGGTGAAATAGGCCATCATGGCGTCTTTACCCCCGCTCCAGTTGAGAAAGGCTTTTTCCTTCATATTTCCTCCGTTGTTCGGGCAAAATAGCTGAATTTTCGGCTTGCCTGCAGGAGCCGGGATTTAGAAAAAAGGAAAAACTGTATTTTTATTTTTGATTGAGATAAAAAAGGGTTAAATCCAGCTTATGCAGGTCGTGTTTACTTATGATCGACGGTCCGTGATTGATGCGTTAAGGGTACATTTCATGAGCAGGAGTGAGGTAAAGTTTATGCGCATCATCCTGATGATCCTGTTTGGACTTACCGTGGTGGGGAATTTGATGGGTTATGTGTCGTTTGGGGCCGTATTTGGCATATTCATGATGATGCTGCTGTTGTTACTCATTTTCTGGTTCTGGCTCCCTGTACTCACTTATAACAAGTCGGCCACCTTCAAAGACAATATTTGCTTGCAGTTGGAAGATCAGGGCATGGCTATCGGTACGCGCAGCGGAGAACATCAGATTCGCTGGGAAAGTTTTCGGAATGTAGTGGAAACACGCGACTATATTTATTTATATCGCAACACGCGTTCTTTTTTCATCATTCCCTGGAGTGCTTTCTCCAATGAAGCGGATCGGCAGGCG
It includes:
- a CDS encoding YcxB family protein codes for the protein MQVVFTYDRRSVIDALRVHFMSRSEVKFMRIILMILFGLTVVGNLMGYVSFGAVFGIFMMMLLLLLIFWFWLPVLTYNKSATFKDNICLQLEDQGMAIGTRSGEHQIRWESFRNVVETRDYIYLYRNTRSFFIIPWSAFSNEADRQAFRNLLHNKFSSYEVSSTH